In Pseudophryne corroboree isolate aPseCor3 chromosome 2, aPseCor3.hap2, whole genome shotgun sequence, the sequence ACCGTCTGAGACCACGATCGCAGGAGCCGCAGAGCGGGAGGAGCATCCAGCTAACAGTGCAGCCCCCTATCAGGGCTAGAGCCGTAAGCACCACCCGGAGCCGCCCCTTAGGAGGAACAAAGGCCGGGTAACACCTCCTATACCTCCCTGACTGTACTGGACCCGTATGCAGGCATAGCAGGAATAGTGAGTGAATGGGGACATTATAGCACAACTATATTATTGGCACTCACATCCACATTGCATAACAGCATCACCGATGTAAGTCCCCAGAGGATTAAACCATTCTTAAATACTCACCAAGTCCGAAAGGGAGACTATAGCACCTAGTGTGGAATAAAGTATTTAATACACAGTAGAGACACTGAATACTTACCAACCTTGGGTATTGCAGACTTGGGCTCAAACGGAACCTGTGAAGGGTAATTCATACACATCTTCATGGATGGTGATCCCCCTGAAATAAAGCAGAGACATTGATATAGTTCACTCCAGCCATCCACCCGTAATATTGTCTTTAGGGAATCACCACGCACATCAACACAAGGGAAAGGCGGGGAACTGTCAGATTATACCGGCCCCTTCCAGCAACTCGGACACCGGAGCCATCAGGGCCACTTATCCGTCAGCCGGTTAAGAGTCCCGGATTAAAGTGTGACCAAGGTAGATTGGGCACGGACAAGATATTTAACACTTTCTTTCTAACCCCCCATTGTGTTATAGCCATGCACATGACTATCCCCACCACCATTGTTAGGTTAATTTACGGTTAACCAAGGATCCTCGCTAGTGGGCTGAGAGAAAGAGAGATGGTACCAGTGCACTgacttacatatatttgcaaatatataatttatattgGGGCGAAATGTTTGGTATGGGAATTCTAGATATAGTTATATTGACATAATGATATGCACTTATAAACGTTTAGTTTAAGATGTTGTAAAATAAATGTGATGTTCATAAGCGAACTAAAGTAAAGCTAAAATTTATTGCATCGTCACTACCTTTATTATTAACTGTTCCTCCAACTGGGAAACAAAGGCGAAGGCACCAGGTGAGATCACCCTATTTTATTATTACGTTTAAACGCTGTGAACCCCATTTATGCATAGGGTCGGGAGATGGTACACAAGTAGTGAGAAACTAGGAGTGACACATATAATGAGGAGAGAAGAGACAGCTGTACAGTGATGTACCGAATAGGAGCAGAGGGTACAGCAGCATCTCAGTCTGTATAGAGCAGCCAGCAAGGAGCTTAGAACAGAGAACAGCAGCTTGTCCTCCGAGTCCTGACTTCTGAATATGGAGCAGGTCCTATCTTTGGCCCCACCCATCCTTTTTCTGTCTTAagtgacacactggggcctggagggTACAGTGTCACACACGCACACAGCTTGGGGAGGGGAATATagtgacacactggggcctggaggctacagtgtcacacacacagcttgGGGGGGTATAGTGACACATATAATGGGGAGAGAAGTCACAGCTGTACAGTGATGTACCGTATAGGAGCAGAGGGCACAGCAGCACCTCAGTCTGTATAGAGCAGCCAGCAAGGAGCTTAGAACAGAGAACAGCAGCTTGTCCTCCAAGTCCTGACTTCTGAATATGGAACGGGTGCTATCTTTGGCCCCACCCATCCTTTTTCAGTCTTAAGTTCAGTGCCAGCATCCTagtgtacactgggggtcattccgagttgttcgctcgttgccgattttcactatattgcgattagttgcttactgcgcatgcgcaaggttcgcagagcgcatgcacttagttattttacacaaaagttaggtattttactcacggcataacgaggatttttcatcgttctggtgatcgtactgtgattgacaggaagtgggtgtttctgggcggaaactggccgttttcttggcgtgtgcgaaaaaacgctggcgtttctgggaaaaacgcgggagtgtctgaagaaacgggggagtgtctgggcaacgctgggtgtgtttgtgacgtcaaaccaggaacgaaactgactgaactgatcgcaatggctgagtaagtctggagctactcagaaactgctaagaaatttctattcgcaattctgctaatatttcgtttgcaattctactaagctaagatacactcccagagggcggcggcttagcgtgtgcaatgctgctaaaagcagctagcgagcgaacaactcggaatgagggccactgtgcagcTACGCTGAGGAGAAAGAAGGGACgggtacatttggaggcactgctgagatcccaagACATACCAGCCCCCGGAAAACGATGGAGGTTATAATGGAAAGGGACATCCACACCTGGTGTAAAGATCAAGGAGTAGACCCCCGCCAAAGTATATGCATAGTGGGCAACTTTGCGGGCACTACAGATGACAAAGTGATCAAAGAAGTACAGAAATTATGTGGGGTAAAAATTCCCTGCGTAGTTGATAAGTGGAAGAGTGCCACGGGGGACATATGCGCTATCTTGATAACCAATCAGGAATACCTGGATTCCTCCCTGATTCCTGCAAATATATTGGTCGAAGGGTTACCGGGCAGAAGATGGCAGATAATGTGTCCCATTGAAATTGGTGAGACTGAAGGGGAAGCCCAGGTAGCCATTGGTGATAATAGTTCTGAGAGACTTGAGGGAAACTACCAGAATGCGGGGGATAGTTCTCTGCCTAGGGCCGCTACGAGTAACATTACAACTGAATCTGTAGAGCCACAAGTAGAGGCTGTAATGGACAAAATGGTAAGCCACTTTGAacgctggcactatgaggggggatACAGGAGGCTCAGAGTTTTCTCCGGCATAATACCAGTACCCAATGAAGAGGAAGGATATGACGCTTGGAGGGAGGCCGCCGTACAGCACTCAGAGGAGTGGCGGTGCCCGGAGCATATAAAGAAGCAACGGATAGTGGAAAGCCTGAGAGGCCCCGCCATGGGGATCATCCATGCTACGTGGAGAAGCAATCCTGATGGTACATTGAAAGACTATTTCAACGCCCTAGATTATTCTTTTGGGACCATAGAACATGTATGGGATATCTTGGCTAGACTAAATCAGACCTACCAAGAGCCCGCCGAGACTCTTACTAATTATATCTACTGTTTGGACAAAATATTATACAATCTGAGGGATAAAGGAGGAATTGAAGCATCAGAGATCGATGAGAAACATATAAAACATTTGCTAAGGGGGGCCCTGACTAATAATCCTGTTGCTCAGCGACTTCGGTGCAGTGCCGTCGGGGCTCGACCTCCAATGTTGGGTGAATTAATAAAAGTAGTAAAGTTAGAGTAGGTTCAAATCGATACTAGAGAAAAGAGCCTTAGAAGGGTGAAGGTTGTGCTACCCGCCCCTGAAGGTCCTACGGAGAGTGAAAAATTGTACAAGTTGTTAGAAGAGCAAAATAAAAAACTGGACCAACTGATTACACTGCAGAGTAACACCTATGGGATAGCCACTAGCGGGAGAGGTAGAGGGTACTCCAGACGGCCAGACAATCGTGATCATATTCTCTGTTATCGGTGTGGGCAGTTGGGGCACCGATCGTTTGAGTGTCCTCAGAGTGGGAGTTATGAAAGAAGTTCTAACTCACGTGGAGATTCGAGTGATAACTTGCCGGAAAACACTGGGGGGCGTCGGTGAACCCTGCACCGACTCCCCAGCAATAGTAGTGAGTGCAATGGGGGGTACCCAGTGGCCAGAAACCATCCCTGAAAGAATACTGGGAAAGGCCCCATTGGTACCAGCCCTCATCAACGAGCAGGCCTGTAAGGTTTTATTAGACAGCGGCTCACAAATATCTATAATTTTTGAGTGCTGGTATCATAACCACTTATCGGACATACCCATATCACCAGTCGATGGGCTAGCGATCTGGGGATTAAGCAACCAAAAATATCCCTATCTGGGGTATGTAGTGACTCACATCGAATTCCCTCCGTTGTTAGCTGACCATCCCGCCCCATTACCTTTAGTAGCACTGGTGTGTCCTGATCCTCCGGGGGATAGGGAAACTGTTGCGAATATTGTTGGGACCAATTCTAATCTCTTTAAAACTCTGTCGAAATGGTGCCTGGAACAAGATCAAGAACTCACCTCCTCTCACGGTGGGGGTTTTGTCTATGGCTACTAGGGCTACCCTGGGAGATAGCATTACCCCtgccaggctagaaaaggagtcagTGGATGCAACTGGAGAACGCTTTCTCTCTAAAATCCGAAAGTGTTTTCAAGGTAGTGATATCAGTCTACAGGATCAAGACCAGTTAGTAGAGGAACTTCAAGCTAGACAGCAAGTCTTTTCCATAGACGAGTGGGAATTGGGAACGGCAGTAGGCATAGAACATCGAATTACGTTGAGCGATACCACGCCGTTCCGCGAGAGGTCCCGCCGACTAGCCCCGGCTGACTTTGATGATGTATGGACCCATTTAAAGAAACTgctggagaatcatgtgatagccaaTTCCGAGAGTCCCTATGCCTCTCCCATCGTGGTAGCTCGGAAAAAAAACGGAGACATACGGTTATGTATCGATTATCGTACCCTAAATAATTGTACGATTGCAGATCAGTACACTGTGCCCAGGGTAGAGGAAGAGCTGGACTGCCTACAAGGAAGTCATTGGTTCTCCGTCCTGGACATGCGGTGCGGGTACTACCAGATACCGATGAAGCCAGAGGATAGAGCCAAGACCCCCTTCATCTGCCCTATCGGATTTTTCGAGTTCCTCAAAATGCCGCAAGGGGTCAAAGGGGCCCCCCGCCACATTCCAACGGACCATGGAACAAACGGTAGGGGATATGTGTTATAGAGAGGTactggtatacttggatgacatcatCGTTTTTGGAAGGACTCTCACAGAGCATAATGCTCGACTGTTAAAAGAGTTGGATAGGCTGCAGAAGAAAGGTCTCAAACTATCCATTGATAAATGTCGACTTTGTCAGACCACCGTCAAGTACCTGGGGCATATTGTCAGTCGGGAAGGAGTATCGACTGATCCAGACAAGACCGAAGCGGTGCAGCAGTGCCCACGCCCAAAGATTTTAAATACTTGCGTTCGATTCTAGGGTTCTGTGGCTACTATCGCCGATTTCTACCACAATACTCTAGTATAGCTCGACCGCTCACAGAATTTATGAAAGGCTACCCTCCGGTGAAATATGGAAGAGAGCTCAAAACGATCAAAGACAAGTCAGAGTATTTCAAGCCGCAGGAGGAATTCGGAGATAGGTGGACTAGCTTATGTGAGGATGCTTTTCTTCGACTGAAACATGGATTAACACACTCCCCTGTACTCGCTTATGCCTATCCTGAATTGCCTTACGAACTGCACATTGATGCATCGTTTGATGGATTGGGGGGAGTCCTGTATCAATGGCAACAGGGAAGGCTACGGCTGGTAGCCTATGTCAACCGAGGACTGTCAGATAGTGAGAGGAAATATGCAGTGCACAAGTTGGAGTTTCTCGCGCTAAAGTGGGCAGTGGTTGAGAAGTTCCACGACTATCTCTACGGGGTACACTTCACTGTCCACACGGATAACAACCCGTTGACTTACATAAATTCCACTGCACGACTAGATGCTACAGGACATCGGTGGCTGGTGGCCCTTTCAAACTATCACTTCACGCTGAGATACCGGCCTGGGGTTAGTAACATCGACGCAGACGCTTTGTCACGATTATCGAATCCTGTTGCCAAAAGCAGTAATGACAAGTGGGTAGAGGTTCCGGCACCTGCAGTACAAGGCTTATGTCATAAAATAGTGAACCTGCGGGATAGGCCACAGGAGATTGTAAGTTCGCTGGAAGCGTCCGGAGCTGTTCTACCATTGATGTACTGTTGGATATCACAGGCAGAAATGGGGGGACTAGAAGTATTGTGTCAAGACCAAATTCTGGAGGCCCAGAGACGAGACCCAGATCTAGCAGCTGTTATTATGCGCCTTAACGCTAGCCCAGGAATGGTTAGTAGTTCGCCACTATCCAACAAATCCCGAGCATTACTGCGACACAGGAAGAAGCTGATTCTCAAACAGAGGATATTGTACAGAGAGACTAAAACCCATTCTGGGCACCTCCGCCATCAACTAGTGCTACCAACAGTGTATATCCCTATGGTACTACGCTCACTACACGACCACCATGGGCATTTAGGGTGTGACAAAACTCGTTACCTCGTGGCAGAGAGGGTATACTGGCCCTTCATGAACGGAGACATCGAAGCTTATTGCAAGAGTTGCCGAAACTGCATTCTTAGGAAATCTCTGCCCGTGCCGTCTGCTAAACTGGTGAATATGGACAGTTCAGGACCTCTAGAACTAATTTGTATTGATTTCTTGTCTTTAGAGGGGCCTTCTGGAAAGGAAAGCAACATTCTAGTAGTGACCGATCATTTTACACGGTACGCACAAGCTTACATTACGGTCGACCAGAAGGCAATGACAGTTGATAAGACGTTATGGGAAAAAGTCTTCGTGCACTACGGGTTGCCGGCGCGGATCCAAGGGAGGGACTTTGAGAGTAGGTTGATTAAGGAACTTTGTGTGTGTTGTGGAATTAAAAAAGCAAGAACTTCTCCATACCACCCACAAGGAGATCCCCAACCTGAATGGTTCAATAGAACCCTCCTTGATATGCTAGGTACCCTCATGCAAGGGACAGAGACCAATGGAGGCGACACGTATGCCAACTAGTCCACGCTTATAACTGTACTGTAAATGAGGCCACGGGATACTCTCCCTATGTACTGATGTTCAGGCGGGAGGCACGGTTGCCCATCGATGTTTGCCTCGGGACCAACACTACTCACTCTCGTCACCCTACACACACCCAGTATGTGCAAAGGCTGAGGAAGGAGCTACGGGAGGCTTTTGATCTTGCCCATAAAGCGTCTCTGAAGCAGGGTGAGAAAAATAAATGGAATTACGATAAGAAAGTAAAGGAACAGGTACTACTCCCTAGGGATAGAGTACTTGTTAAACGTCTTGGGGCTCCTCGACGTCAGAAGTCAACCAATCGATGGAAAGAGACTCCATATAAAATAATCAAGCAACTACCGGGCATTCCAGTATACCAATTAGTACCAGAAGATGGGGATGGTCCTATTGTTACGTACCATCGTCATCATTTATTACCGGTTAGACAAGATATTTTGTTCGGCAATACTCCAGATAGACGATTGGAGTTAAACAAGAGCGGAGAGACAAGGACTCCAGCTGTAGAAACCAACACAGAAACACTCAATCCCGTTGAGGGGATACCccttgaggataataaggagagggCAGGGTACTTTTATAGTGAGGTCCCTTACGTTCCGTATACGCACCCCCAAGGGTGGGAAGATGAAGACTTTagccctggggtggttgggcctgaaaTGAACTCAATGATGGACATGGGAGTTGTTCCATGTGAGTGGGGGGAAACTATTAGAGATATTGATAAAGAAACTGAGCCTAGGAGTGTCGCTGAGAACTCTTCGGAGAGAGTTCTGGTTCCCATGGAGATTggaaaccacatggaaacaggtcaACCTATGCCACAGCGTGTGCGATCCACAAGATCCCAtaggccaattttcaaatttttgttTATAAAAAGTCTTTTTTATATaactttttctcatttcacttcaacaACTTagcctattttgtgcagatccatcacataaaattcagataaaaaaaaaattataggttGTAATGTAAccgaataggtaaaaagccaaggggggtgaatactttagcaaggcactgtatataaataaccgtgaaaaaataaacaaaaaccttAGTGTTGAGTTTTGCCCTTAATAAGCATGCAATCCAAAGCAATACAGCAATAATTCAGTTAGAGGCGTCCAATTAACAAAAGCATCTTAATGTGGTTGACTTATGAATACTTTGCTTTGATTTGCTTTGGTCTGCCCCTGTTGTGTTTGTTTTGGTTAAAACTGCTTAGCAACtaaatacaatttattatgaatgcaGCTTACTACACAAATATAACACCTAAAAATCACAATACTGATTTTACTTTCGTCATTTACTTAAATATATGCTAATATATTCCTtaaatataatatattaatataaatatattttctctgacgtcctagtggatgctggggactccgaaaggaccatggggaatagcggctccgcaggagactgggcacaaaagtaaaagctttaggactacctggtgtgcactggctcctccccctatgaccctcctccaagcctcagttagatttttgtgcccgaacgagaagggtgcatactaaggggctctcctgagctgcttagagtaaaagtttaaactaggttttttattttcagtgagacctgctggcaacaggctcactgcaccgagggactaaggggagaagaagcgaactcacctgcgtgcagagtggattgggcttcttaggctactggacattagctccagagggacgatcacaggcccagccatggatgggtcccagagccgcgccgccggcccccttacagagccagaagactgaagaggtcaggaaaatcggcggcagaagacgacctgtcttcaataaggtagcgcacagcaccgcagctgtgcgccattgctctcagcacacttcacactccggtcactgagggtgcagggcgctggggggggggcgccctgagacgcaataaaaacaccttatatggcaaaaaatacatcacatatagctcctgggctatatggatgcatttaacccctgccaatttttccttaaaaaagcgggagaaaggccgccgagaagggggcggagcctatctcctcagcacactggcgccattttttcctcacagctccgttggagggaagctccctgactctcccctgcagtcctgcactacagaaacagggtaaaacaagagagggggggcactaatttggcagataaatctatacagcagctatataagggaaaaacacttatataaggttatccctgtatatatatagcgctctggtgtgtgctggcaaactctccctctgtctccccaaagggctagtggggtcctgtcctctatcagagcattccctgtgtgtgtgctgtgtgtcggtacgttgtgtcgacatgtatgaggaggaaaatggtatggaggcggagcaattgcctgtattagtgatgtcaccccctagggagtcgacacctgactggatggtcttatggaaggaattacgtgatagtgtcagcactttacaaaagactgttgacgacatgagacagccggcaaatcagttaatacctgtacaggcgtctcaaacacagtcaggggctctaaagcgcccgttacctcagatggtcgacacagacccagacacggacactgactccagtgtcgacggtgaggaaacaaacgtattttccagtagggccacacgttacatgatcacggcaatgaaggaggttttgaacatttctgatactacaagtaccacaaaaaagggtattatgtggggtgtgaaaaaactacccgtagtttttcctgaatcagatgaattaaatgaggtgtgtgatgaagcgtgggtttcccccgataaaaaactgctaatttgtaaaaaattattggcattataccctttcccgccagatgttagggcgcgttgggaaacaccccctagggtagataaggcgctcacacgcttatcaaaacaagtagcgttaccgtctcctgatacggccgccctcaaggaaccagctgataggaagctggaaaatatcctaaaaagtatatacacacatactggtattatactgcgaccagcaatcgcctcagcctggatgtgcagtgctggggtggcttggtcggattccctgactgaaaatattgataccctggacagggacaatatattattgactatagagcatttaaaggatgcatttctatatatgcgagatgcacagagggatatttgcactctggcatcaagagtaagtgcgctgtccatttctgccagaagagggttatggacgcgacagtggtcaggtgatgcggattccaaacggcatatggaagtattgccgtataaaggggaggagttatttggggtcggtctatcggacctggtggccacggcaacggctgggaaatccacctttttaccccaggtcacctctcagcagaaaaagacaccgtcttttcaggctcagtcctttcgtccccataagggcaagcgggcaaaaggccactcatatctgccccggggcagaggaaggggaaaaagactgcagcaggcagcctcttcccaggaacagatgccctcccccgcttctgccaagtcctcagcatgacgctggggccttacaagcggactcaggcacggtgggggcccgtctcaagaatttcagcgcgcagtgggctcactcgcaagtggaccc encodes:
- the LOC134991184 gene encoding paraneoplastic antigen-like protein 5, which produces MEVIMERDIHTWCKDQGVDPRQSICIVGNFAGTTDDKVIKEVQKLCGVKIPCVVDKWKSATGDICAILITNQEYLDSSLIPANILVEGLPGRRWQIMCPIEIGETEGEAQVAIGDNSSERLEGNYQNAGDSSLPRAATSNITTESVEPQVEAVMDKMVSHFERWHYEGGYRRLRVFSGIIPVPNEEEGYDAWREAAVQHSEEWRCPEHIKKQRIVESLRGPAMGIIHATWRSNPDGTLKDYFNALDYSFGTIEHVWDILARLNQTYQEPAETLTNYIYCLDKILYNLRDKGGIEASEIDEKHIKHLLRGALTNNPVAQRLRCSAVGARPPMLGELIKVVKLE